AGGGAAGCATTTAAACTGCaattgaaattaatattttacgGATTAAATTTACAGTcaaatgattattaaatttcCATGGAAATGCTTACAACGTTTCTTATTGATTTAGAAATACAGTATCTGTTGGCTTAATATGTTTTTCTCCTTTACTTCATAATTAAGACTCATGTAATTTGCTTCATGGATTATGTTCTTGAATTGTGCTCTAAAAGGGCAGTACTTTATGCATGAACTTATTTTTTCTCAAACTACTGAATTGAGATGGACATTCAATGCTTCCATTTTTAGTCAAATGTTGTTGTCCACGGACGGAATGTTCATCAGCAGATAGATTTTCAGTTGTTGTTTCCTTCTTTTACTCATACATTGCAGTTGGTTATGCTTTTGTTTCTAAATGCATCTGTTATGTTTGCGGTTGTTCTCCTGGCCTCTGTATAGATATGATCATCTTTAACAATCTAATTCCACGCTATCAAAGCTCTAATTGCAGCAAGAATATTCAAAAATTTGCCAGCTCATGATGTGCTATTAATCATCTGAACCGCGGTTAATTTATCAACTGCCAACATTTTATGTCTTAATCCCAGATACCAAGCCAAATCGAGACCATATAATACTGTGATAGTTTGCACCTAGAACAGACTATATGCCGATCGTCACGGAAAAAATGCGCAGCCAGATATCCGAAGAGTCCCTCACAATACCACCCGCCTTAGCTGTTCATGTCCTCGAGTTATAAGCACCACTTGTATTGATCTTTGCTAAATGAGAAGGGGGTCGGTTCTTACAAATCATCTTATCCTGCTTGTTCTGTGGAGCATAAGCCATCTGAATGCTGTTCAATTGAGCTGTCATGACCAAATCAAAACGATTTCTAATATCTCGAATGACTTGCTCAACCGTCAAGGAGGAATTGCCGAATAAAGATTGCTTACGAAAGCCCATAATCTCCAAATACTCCATACCCTTCCAATGAGAATGCCTTGTAATGCTAGTAATGAACCATTTAAAAGACATAGAATAAAGTTGATGCTGCTCAGATTGAATAATTAATCTGTTCCATAATAACTTCGCACAGAATTAAACAGTCCCTTAGCACATGATCAACGTCCTCATCACCAGCTCTGCATCTAGGACACATAGCTTTAGCAGTCATGTTTTCACGATCCCGATCAACGTTTGTAAGAAGATGATCATTGAAAGCCAGCCAAAGGAAATATCCGGATTCCGGACCCGACCAGTTCCAAATAAAATCTCATTCCTGCATATCTCGGCTCTTATCAAGACCAgaaatattttatcattttcctATCTCTGAGAGCCCATTGCACCCCATCTCGACACAGGTTCCAAATACCATCAAGATTCTTTTTACATTCAAGTAGAAGATATTCAGAGAAAAATTATTGATTGAGCTAGGGTACTTGCTGATGAGTACTTCTTTTAACTGCTCTAAAGAATTGCATCTTTTAATTGCATATTAATAACAAATCGTTATAATTACAAACTAAACCATGCTCAAATTAAACACAATAATTTTGACAACAAATTATAGTAATAGTGGactcaaattaaaacattaaggTTACACATTTCTCATTCCAAGCATCGAGCAATACGTGCCAGGCAAGTGAACACAACCGGCATTGCTTCAGTAGTAGTAGCAGTAGCACCCAATTTATTAAATCTCTTTTTCCATTCTTTCTCTAAATAAATgtaaatacttttaaatttggTATGAATTAGACACAAATTCTAAATGAAATAGTAGTAAAGCAAATCTCACCAAGCCCTAGtcgttttctttttctctcaaaattttcttaggcaccgtttggattgagggtttttaaaattcatggattttaataaaatcgatggattttaaatcaatggagtttaaatccatagattttaaaattccatcgtttggattgaatataaaatcaatggatttttaatattatttatggaaaataataaataatataacaatccatcatccataaaaaatggtggatttggactttcccacctagtaggtgggaaatcaaaaccctcaaaaatgatggattgtagaaaatgagggaatgtataaatccatggattttattaattttttttctaggcaaacgatagattttgtccaaatccgtggattgtttagaatccatcgtttagaatcccctcaatccaaacggtgccttatTGTTTTCTAAATTGAGTTTTCTTTATGGATTCAAAAAATTATCGGGAAACGGTTTAGGCTACAAAATGTAAAAACGGAaaggttaagatttgttttgtactgttttGAACATTGTGATTAAACAGATATAatgtttaggatttgttttgccaataatcttttaaataaagaataaaatttaaaagattttttcaataaaaatagaatttaattacATTAGTGTtagatttttctttttgaatcaaGTGGCTCACTTGTATTGTAGTCTTGTAGAGTCTTAGCTATCTGAGTTAATTTTGTGAAATTCAGGGGGCAAGGTTAACTCGAATTTTTTTCTCTGTTCCAACTGAGAAAAGAAAATGGTTACCAAACAGAGGAAGAGGAAAAGGCAAATTGAGGAAATGAAAGAAGACAGGATCAGTGAGTTACCGGACTGCATTCTTCACCACGTCTTCTCTTTTGCCGACACATCTGATGTTGTTAGAACCTGTGTTTTGTCCAAAAGATGGAGGTACTTATGGACTTCTCTTCCCTGTCTTAACTTCAATTTCAGAAAATTTTCTAGGGTTATTAGCTCAAAAAGATCATCTTTCATTAACTTTATCCATCAACTTCTTCTGCGTCGGAATTCTATTCCCATCCACACTTTTTTGTATAGCGCACCTCTTGAAGTTAAATCTACTGCTGTTGAATCTTGGATATATTATGCAATTAAACATCAGGTTCAGCATCTTACAATAGAAGCAGATTGTTGTACTAGAAAGCCTGTTCAGTTTCCTAACTGTTTTTATGGTTGCACATCCTTAACAACTCTGGAAATTATTTGCTGTCGATATTATGGAAGCATAACATTGCCTAACACTTTAAAGTTATCCTCTTTGAAAAATTTGCACCTTGGTGCATTTGGATTTTCTGATGGAAATCTCTTTTCAACTTGTCCCAATCTTGAGACTCTAAAACTTGAAGACATAAGTATCCGATCTATTCGAAATTTCAGTGTTTGTGCTCTAAATCTGAAAagctttgattttttaattaactgGAGAGAGTTGGTTAGTTATAGTGAAATTGTTATTGTAGCTCCAAAGCTTAAGAAATTCAAGTTTCGAAGTTTTCCTCCTAAACTCTTGTCTTTCAAGAATCTTTCTTCTCTGGACCAAATTGAAATTGATCTGCCGAGCATCAGTGATCAGAATTACTTCTATCCTATAGATGAGCTAAAGCAAATGTTTGCTCTCCGAGTTCTCCAGATGCTCAATTCACTTCATATTGCACAAACCATGACATTATCAATGAATGTCATTCAAGTGAGTGCTTCATTTTATTATGTAATTTAAGGCATCCATACATGTGGTTTTACAGTAGATTAATTTATACTTGTCAACTGATATTTATAGAATTCATATTGACACAGAGTTGCATAAAGTGTTTGTTAAGGTATCTTTTTGACAAAAAGctttattttctattaattcaaatcATGAGCATGGCTGCGTATTTTTCTGAAGTAAAAATACCTTAGCAGCCTTAATTTGCATGCTAGGTCTCAGTTCTCTGTACTTCACAATCTCTTTGGACTTTGCTACAGCTTTTGCAATTTTTGATTTCTAGATCAGCTTATCAAACTCTGCTAGTAGTTCTATTTATTAAAAACTTCAATTAAAGTAGATTGTCTTACATGCATTAACAACTACAGTTTTTCGGCCTCTTTATTAGAATGGAATTATATTCATATGTTTTTAGTGTGCATACTTCTTGGTGCTTCATAATTTCCATGGAATTTGCTATActatttataattggatatcTGAATCAATATGAAAATGAATATGGGGAGTAGTTCTATTTAACAAAACTTTTAATTGAAGTGGAATATCTTATATGCTTGAATAATTACAGTCTTTCAGCCTCTTTATTTGAATGGATTTCTATTATTCTCTTTTTAGCACATATGTTTTGCTCTGTCATTAAACTTTTATCCGGTAGATATTCACTTTCTGATTGCTGCTGTTAGACAGTGATATGTATTTTTGTTTATAGGTTCTAATGAATGTTTGCAAtagatttatttgataaattatggAGTCtcaaatttacattttaaaaaagtcTCAATCTGTGATATACTTAATCATATCTAGCACAAATCCAAAAGTATTATGATGTTTGGATATGTATGGAGTCGAGATccattttttgttatatttctcAATTCACATTGTACCATTTATCTATATTGTCTAGCAAACTTCTAAATTCTCAAAGGGCATGCATGTATTATGTATAGCAATTGTATATATCAGATGTTTAACAATAAAGCATATGTAGTTGCCTATGTTTTCTTTAAGCCATTGTCTTATCCTTTTAGCTTACTAAGCTGatggttatattatatgttTGAAGGTTCTATCCTACATTCCTGCTTCACTGAATGAGCACCCTTCACAGTTATCAAATCTGAAGTATCTGAAGGTGAAGAGTAGTAGTAAGTCATCTAAGAAAGTTGAGATACCCAGCGATATCTTAAATTACTTTCTTAAGAGCTCTCCGTTGCTGGAATATCTTAAATGAAGGACTAACAAATTGATTGTTTAAAGGTGATTAAGGAAATCCTTGGTTCTGTAAGTCATTTTAACCAATTTCTGGTCAAATTATCGATGTTAATAGGATTATGAATTTTTCTGATATAAATTATGGTGACTGATTATTTTATCTTAATTCAGTTGTTATTTTGGGCAGTTACTTCAACTCATATGAAACCATCTTGCGATAGACTTAAGTTCTTATTGTTGTGAAGTCTATAAGACTCTTTCTCCTTGAACTGCTGGTGAAAATTGATCGAGTGAAATGATCTTGCCAAAAGTCATGGTCTAAACTGCAattgaaattaatattataGGGATTAAATATACAGTcaaatgattattaaatttcCATGGAAATgcttatactttttttattacattTCCATggaaatgtttctccttttaattcATAAGATTCATGTAATTTACTTCATAAGTTATGTTCTTGAATTATGCTAGTAATCTTCTTATTAATTAAAACAATCAAGGATTGCGATCATTAAAAGGGCGGCATACTTTCTCAAACTTGTGAATTGAGATGCACTATCTGTGCTTCCATTCTTACTCAAATGTTGTTGTCCATGAACGGAATTTTCATCAGCAAGATTTTCGATTGTTGTTTCCTTCTTTTACTCGTACATTTTAGCAGGTTATGCTTTAGTTCTAAACGTATGTTTTATGATTGCAGTTGGTTAGCAGCATACCTGCCTGTATCTGGACTTACTTCCGCAAGAACTCATCTTTTTGGAATGCACAAGCAACTACAAGTTACAACCAATAGTAACTATACTGTAGCTTTCTGATAGTTTAATTTTGTCAACTTATATATGGTTCTCAATAGTGTGCATTAGTAGTGTTTCTATATGGTTATCTTTTTGGTTGAATTGCTAATAGTTGCTTAACCTGAGTTCttgtttaaaactaaaaataacatGTTACTAAAAATAACAGTTCAGAACATGTTGCTGCAAAAACTGAAGTCAGACATGGGTAATAATTAACAAATGGAAGTAAACCCACAAACAACTGCATCAAATATTAGATTTTCTATGTGACAGATCCAAGCATCCagtaaaaattattagtatAGCTTTAGCAATTTCATGTAGCAACTTGtgtattttcttattatttgaAGCTTTCTTATTTCCATCTTATTTCTCCCATTATCATTTGAAATTTAACATAACAAAGAAGTATATATCTAAGACGATTCTTTATTTTCAACATCTTTTTCTTAATAATATCGAGTATAGTCTTTTTTTCATTCTAGATTTCTCGCTTAATGTTTCTTCTATACCTTTGAATATCTAAGAGATGATATCAAGATAAACACATTACTTTTTGTTTTATGAATCGGTCATTCGATAATGACTTAATCCATAACACAATCAAGGTTGGTTCACTCAATGTCATTCGAAAATGCTATGCAAACTCATCGAGCAACTAGAGAATGAAAATGGTAGCTCTGAAATTTGTAACACATCTTTTAGACAATTTAAATCTCAAGGATAAAATGAGTCATAATGCTAAGTTCATAATTTTACCTTTTTCCAAAGTTATGAGTTTGGAGTTAATTGATCTTTTACACTgaattaaaaagggaaaaaaattgaaaatttagagaaatttaatataaataagacctaattacttaaaaaaaacccaccttgaaacaatttttcgtttataccctgacctaggaaaaagttcatttgtaccctttttttaattttttgttttcaattgcacccaaaattttattttttgacaatttaattaattaaaggatgaaaatattaaaaataattaaatagaagggttatatcatcttttttctatttaaaaaaatacaaataagttaaaaatgaaggattattttaagttttttctaaataaaaaaagttcaatttagtgctttagggtagagttgaaaacgaaaaatcaaaaaaagagtacaaatgaacttttttctaggtcatggtCAGTGGCGGAACCACGTTCAGACTTGGGTGTGCTTTAGCCCGGTCTGGAAAATTATATGTAGATATTTATGCGATAATGACCAGCAATAATCATTTTGGTTCAGTGGTGAAGAGTCTATTTCTTCTTCACATGTCCCATGATTGATTCCCATGTTTCTCACTTCTCATATCATCTTTATTTTTTGGGCTTTTTATGCCAAATACGACATTTGGCAGATTGTTTACATTTATACAGCCCAACTCATTTCTTTACTTTTCCCACcatcttattttataaaaataacctaacattttaaaattatctctTTTATACGACTTTTCCTTTCTTCTCTCAAATTAACAGTTATTTCTTCCATATTCTTCCATCCCATGTGCTCTATTTTTTTTCATGGTCGTCGCCCTTCATCAAATCTCAGTGCCGCTCTACTGCCGCCTTCGTTGTGCCGCCGCCGTTctcttatttttgtgttttcttttCAGATCTGAATCGGAGTTTATTGTCGGAAGGAAGAATATATATCAgaagtttttaacgattttaaaaagttttttaaaggcatatgatcagattttgagacaaaaagatcaccgttcttcttcttctttttcattttcagatgtagaaattgttttattaactgtttttaagtcacaataatttttttaccattaaacatgtGTAAAGATTATATTTAAGGAATGTAATACTAATTTTcatgtacataaaataattttatgattttatggaatgaaaatatgttatttctgcagttttactttgtttggttatatttctgcgttttttttattctgcagcacgatttgttgatgatggtagattgataaaattattataatgtttcagtgttgttgattttatgttaattttatgttgataatcagttgatatttattgattttaacattgacaaataagataatgatgtccgttaaataaactaaaaaaataaaaatttaactgagactagataatgatatgttagcattgggaaagaagacaaataaagatgttgaattattataatgttacaatgttgaaattgtgttgattttcagttaatattttgttgattttaacaaTGGTGAAAAATACAATAAtgatattgaattattataatgttacaatgttgatcttgtgttggtattgtgttgatgttatgttgatattaacattaataaaaatatcaacattacaataatttagtaatcaatcaaaaattaacgtatcattttttctatttcaatttaattttcattattttagtgTATTTCATAGACAATATCGTTTTCTTCgacaatgttaaaatcaaccagatagcaacacaaaatcaacataataccaacataaaatcaacactatactattataataatttaacatcgttatttatattttcagcaatgctaaaatcaacactgtaatattataataattatatatatttttcaatttaatttttattttttagtttatttcacggacaatattattctatttgccaatgttaaaatcaagaaaaaattcaattgattaGAAACACaatattaacataaaatcaacatgaaatcaacagTACTGAAACAtaacaataattcagcaatcaaccatcatcaacaaatcgtacTGCGGAAtataaaaaatgcagaaatacaaccaaacacataAAAGATACAGAAATAACCGAATTTTATTCGATAAACTCACaaaatattttacataatatgaaaagataatctttatacattaatcatgaatatataaaaacagtaaacaaaaaagaaaaaaaaatgtagatctaaagaaaagaagaagaagaataataaaaagaataatgaattagatctgaaatcaaaatagaaaaacgATAACAAGAAGTAACATAAGAACAACAACAAAAAGTCATTttacaatatcaaaaataatgCTTTTCCTCGCCGGAATCTTATGCGGATCTTCAGCTCCAACAATGGTGAAAAGAATAACAATACGGACAAAACTTGTAGCGATGTTGGACGGCGACGTTGAGAAATATGAATGAGGACATCAGATCTGAGAGAGTTTGAAGAGTTTGTGAGATCTGAGAGAGATTAGAGAAATGAGTTGAGAGAGATGAGAGAAACCGATAAtgatgagagagaaaataaCTTTATTTTTGAGGGTTGGTTTGAGAAGAGGAGTATATATAtgtccgtataaaagttataatttacaGAGTGTATGGTAGTTTTGATAATGAAAACATGtgtccgtataaaagtaataatatgataaatgtTGGTTGTTTGTGAAAAAAgctcttattttttttcattattttattaaaatctaataaattCATCACTTTTTATTCATGGCTAgtcaataaaatttcatttagccgccttaatttaaaacaatataaaaaattgaattttatattttcacaaTGAAATTATTAGTGTAAAATGGTCCAAAATTAACAAGccattagtattttttttaatttaaaatcacaaacttgaacttttttatttttttcttattctaattgGAGGAGCGAAATAATTtgtattgaaattattttaaaattataagcaTATGTATATTTATGTTAAAACTATTTCTATTTTACATATTAATTAGCCCGGGCTGGAAAAAAatcctggttccgccactggtcatggtataaacaaaaaaatattattagatggagtttttttaagtaattaggcctataaataaaatatatgaagGCGCAAAATTAATTTCAACTTTTAAATTCAAGGGGGCAAAATTAATTTTGCTATCACACAAAATACAAGAGTTTAGTTTCCTTCTCTGTTgggagaaaaagagaaaaaatggAAGCGAACCAGAGAAAGAGGAAGAAGGAAATTGAGAATACGGAAGAAGATAGGCTGAGCGAGTTATCCGACTGCCTTCTCCACCACATCTTCTCTTTCACCGACGCCGCCGATGTTGTCAGAACTTGTATTTTGTCTCAAAGATGGAGGTACCTATGGATTTCTCATCCCAAtcttaatttcaatttcaaCAACTTTTCTAGGGTTATTAGCTCAAAAAGATcatatttcattaattttatccATCAAGTTCTTCTGCGTCGAAATTCTGTACCCGTTCATAGTTTTCACTATAGTTTACATTCGGATGTTAAAAGCAGTGTCATTCAGTCTTGGATATGCTATGCGGTTAATCATCAGGTTCAACACCTTACAATAGACATACGTTATCTTAAAATTCCCCTTCACTTGCCTCATTGTTTAACTCGTTGCACATCCTTAACGACTCTCGAACTGTGTTGCTCTCCTCGAAGCATAAAATTGCCTAAAACTTTTGAGTTGCCTTCTTTGAAACATTTGATCCTTGATGAATTGGAATTGGAATTTTTTGATGGAAGTATCTTCTCAAGTTGTCCAAATCTGGAGACTCTAAAACTTGCTGGCCTATTTTCGGGAGTTTTCGATGTTTCTGCTCTAAAtctgaaacactttgattttaTCAATACAGATAGACAAGTGCCTTTTTCCAATCTTGAATTTGTTATTTTGGCTCCAAAGCTTATGAAATTCAGTTATTTTGGTTATCCTCCTGGAGTACTCTCTTTCAAGAATCTTTCTTCTTTGGACCAAATTGAAATTGATCTGCCCAGCATCGATGATTTAGCTCCTGTAGATGCGCTAAAGCAAATGTTTGCTCTCAAAGCGCTCCGGATGCTTAATGCATTTCATATAGCAAAAGCCATCACATTGTCACCGAA
This window of the Mercurialis annua linkage group LG5, ddMerAnnu1.2, whole genome shotgun sequence genome carries:
- the LOC126681372 gene encoding F-box/LRR-repeat protein At3g26922-like isoform X2; its protein translation is MVTKQRKRKRQIEEMKEDRISELPDCILHHVFSFADTSDVVRTCVLSKRWRYLWTSLPCLNFNFRKFSRVISSKRSSFINFIHQLLLRRNSIPIHTFLYSAPLEVKSTAVESWIYYAIKHQVQHLTIEADCCTRKPVQFPNCFYGCTSLTTLEIICCRYYGSITLPNTLKLSSLKNLHLGAFGFSDGNLFSTCPNLETLKLEDISIRSIRNFSVCALNLKSFDFLINWRELVSYSEIVIVAPKLKKFKFRSFPPKLLSFKNLSSLDQIEIDLPSISDQNYFYPIDELKQMFALRVLQMLNSLHIAQTMTLSMNVIQVLSYIPASLNEHPSQLSNLKYLKLVSSIPACIWTYFRKNSSFWNAQATTSYNQ
- the LOC126681372 gene encoding putative F-box/LRR-repeat protein At5g02930 isoform X3; this encodes MVTKQRKRKRQIEEMKEDRISELPDCILHHVFSFADTSDVVRTCVLSKRWRYLWTSLPCLNFNFRKFSRVISSKRSSFINFIHQLLLRRNSIPIHTFLYSAPLEVKSTAVESWIYYAIKHQVQHLTIEADCCTRKPVQFPNCFYGCTSLTTLEIICCRYYGSITLPNTLKLSSLKNLHLGAFGFSDGNLFSTCPNLETLKLEDISIRSIRNFSVCALNLKSFDFLINWRELVSYSEIVIVAPKLKKFKFRSFPPKLLSFKNLSSLDQIEIDLPSISDQNYFYPIDELKQMFALRVLQMLNSLHIAQTMTLSMNVIQVLSYIPASLNEHPSQLSNLKYLKVKSSIG
- the LOC126681372 gene encoding F-box/LRR-repeat protein At3g26922-like isoform X1, producing the protein MVTKQRKRKRQIEEMKEDRISELPDCILHHVFSFADTSDVVRTCVLSKRWRYLWTSLPCLNFNFRKFSRVISSKRSSFINFIHQLLLRRNSIPIHTFLYSAPLEVKSTAVESWIYYAIKHQVQHLTIEADCCTRKPVQFPNCFYGCTSLTTLEIICCRYYGSITLPNTLKLSSLKNLHLGAFGFSDGNLFSTCPNLETLKLEDISIRSIRNFSVCALNLKSFDFLINWRELVSYSEIVIVAPKLKKFKFRSFPPKLLSFKNLSSLDQIEIDLPSISDQNYFYPIDELKQMFALRVLQMLNSLHIAQTMTLSMNVIQVLSYIPASLNEHPSQLSNLKYLKVKSSSKSSKKVEIPSDILNYFLKSSPLLEYLK
- the LOC126680794 gene encoding putative FBD-associated F-box protein At5g56440 isoform X1 yields the protein MEANQRKRKKEIENTEEDRLSELSDCLLHHIFSFTDAADVVRTCILSQRWRYLWISHPNLNFNFNNFSRVISSKRSYFINFIHQVLLRRNSVPVHSFHYSLHSDVKSSVIQSWICYAVNHQVQHLTIDIRYLKIPLHLPHCLTRCTSLTTLELCCSPRSIKLPKTFELPSLKHLILDELELEFFDGSIFSSCPNLETLKLAGLFSGVFDVSALNLKHFDFINTDRQVPFSNLEFVILAPKLMKFSYFGYPPGVLSFKNLSSLDQIEIDLPSIDDLAPVDALKQMFALKALRMLNAFHIAKAITLSPNVIQVLSYVPALLNEHPSQLSNLKHLKLWSSKSSKKGSVILNYFLKSSPLLEISYIK
- the LOC126680794 gene encoding putative FBD-associated F-box protein At5g56440 isoform X3, translating into MEANQRKRKKEIENTEEDRLSELSDCLLHHIFSFTDAADVVRTCILSQRWRYLWISHPNLNFNFNNFSRVISSKRSYFINFIHQVLLRRNSVPVHSFHYSLHSDVKSSVIQSWICYAVNHQVQHLTIDIRYLKIPLHLPHCLTRCTSLTTLELCCSPRSIKLPKTFELPSLKHLILDELELEFFDGSIFSSCPNLETLKLAGLFSGVFDVSALNLKHFDFINTDRQVPFSNLEFVILAPKLMKFSYFGYPPGVLSFKNLSSLDQIEIDLPSIDDLAPVDALKQMFALKALRMLNAFHIAKAITLSPNVIQLTSRWLYV
- the LOC126680794 gene encoding putative FBD-associated F-box protein At5g56440 isoform X2, with product MEANQRKRKKEIENTEEDRLSELSDCLLHHIFSFTDAADVVRTCILSQRWRYLWISHPNLNFNFNNFSRVISSKRSYFINFIHQVLLRRNSVPVHSFHYSLHSDVKSSVIQSWICYAVNHQVQHLTIDIRYLKIPLHLPHCLTRCTSLTTLELCCSPRSIKLPKTFELPSLKHLILDELELEFFDGSIFSSCPNLETLKLAGLFSGVFDVSALNLKHFDFINTDRQVPFSNLEFVILAPKLMKFSYFGYPPGVLSFKNLSSLDQIEIDLPSIDDLAPVDALKQMFALKALRMLNAFHIAKAITLSPNVIQLSNLKHLKLWSSKSSKKGSVILNYFLKSSPLLEISYIK